Within Myceligenerans xiligouense, the genomic segment GGCGACGTCGAGCAGCTGCTCGGCGGTCACCTGGACGTCGTCACGGGTGCGGTCGATCTGGTTCGGCCGGTCGCCCAGCACGTCGGTGAAGACCTCCTTGCACAGCTCGACCATGCCGGGGTGCGCCACCCAGGAGCCGTCGAAGCCGTCGCCGGCCTCGCGGGTCTTGTCGTCGCGGACCTTCGCGAAGGCGGTGGCGTTGGCCTCCTCGTCCTTGCTCGGGATGAACGCCGCCATGCCGCCGATCGCGTGCGCGCCGCGCTTGTGGCACGTCCTGACCAGCAGCTCGGTGTAGGCACGCATGAACGGGACCGTCATCGTCACGGCGTTGCGGTCCGGCAGCATGAACTCGGTACCGCGCGTACGGAACGACTTGATGACGGAGAACATGAAGTCCCAGCGGCCCGCGTTCAGGCCGGCGGAGTGATCGCGCAGCTCGTAGAGGATCTCCTCCATCTCGAACGCCGCCGGGTAGGTCTCGATGAGCACCGTGGCGCGGATCGTGCCCCGCGGGATGCCGAGGTAGTCCTGGGCCAGGACGAACGCGTCGTTCCAGAGCCGCGCCTCCAGGTAGGACTCCATCTTCGGCAGGTAGAAGTAGGGGCCCAGGCCCTTGGTGAACTGCCGCATGCCCGCCGTGGCGAGATAGAGAGCGAAGTCGACCAGGGCGCCCGACGTCTCACGCCCGTCCACGAGGATGTGCTTCTCCGGCAGGTGCCAGCCGCGCGGGCGCATGACGATGGTCGCGAGCTCCGCGTCCGGCTTCAGCGCGTACGTCTTGCCGTTCTCGGCCGTGAAGTCGATCGTGCGGTTGATCGCGTCGAGCAGGTTGAGCTGACCGCCCACCACCGAGCTCCACCGCGGCGTGTTCGCGTCCTCCTGGTCCGCGAGCCACACCTTGGCACCGCTGTTGAGGGCGTTGATCGTCATCTTGCGGTCCGTGGGGCCGGTGATCTCCACGCGGCGGTCCACGATCCCGGGCGCCGGTTCGGCCACGCGCCACGAGTCGTCCTCGCGGATGTGGCGGGTCTCCTCCAGGAAGCCCAGGGTGCCGCCGGCGGCCAGGTCCTCGACGCGGCGCTCGCGCGCCTCCAGCAGCTCCAGGCGCCGGTCCGCCAGCTCCCGGTGCAGTCTGACGATCAGCTCCAGCGCGGCCGGGGTGAGCACCTCCTCGTACCGTTCGCCGATCTCGCCGGTGATCTCGATGCCGTCCGGAGTCTCCACGTCGACACTCTCCTCGCTCGTTCTTCCACTATGCGGAAGCGGATATTCTGATCGTGGAAAGTCTAGCGTCCCGCGAGTCGGTCGCCCACCCTCGCCGCCTCCTCCCGGAGGACGGGGACGGCGACGTCGGCGAACTCCGGCGTCACGCGCGCCGCCGGACCCGACACCGACAGCGCGGTCGCCAGCGGCGCGTCGGGGACCGCCACCGCGAAGCACCGCACGCCCACCTCCTGCTCGCCGTCGTCGACCGCGTAGCCGCGCTCCCGGATCCGGCCCAGCTCGGCGACGAGTTCGTCGGCGCCGGTGATGGAGTGCTCGGTGGCCGCGGGCAGGCCGGTGCGCTGCGCGATCGCCCGGACCT encodes:
- the aceB gene encoding malate synthase A; protein product: METPDGIEITGEIGERYEEVLTPAALELIVRLHRELADRRLELLEARERRVEDLAAGGTLGFLEETRHIREDDSWRVAEPAPGIVDRRVEITGPTDRKMTINALNSGAKVWLADQEDANTPRWSSVVGGQLNLLDAINRTIDFTAENGKTYALKPDAELATIVMRPRGWHLPEKHILVDGRETSGALVDFALYLATAGMRQFTKGLGPYFYLPKMESYLEARLWNDAFVLAQDYLGIPRGTIRATVLIETYPAAFEMEEILYELRDHSAGLNAGRWDFMFSVIKSFRTRGTEFMLPDRNAVTMTVPFMRAYTELLVRTCHKRGAHAIGGMAAFIPSKDEEANATAFAKVRDDKTREAGDGFDGSWVAHPGMVELCKEVFTDVLGDRPNQIDRTRDDVQVTAEQLLDVAATPGDITEAGLRNNISVGIQYLRAWLGGLGAVAIFDLMEDAATAEISRSQVWQWLHNDVTLADTGRTVTKELVHEIVAEEIAKLPGDAADYEEAKQTFLEVAVADEYADFLTLPAYRRMD